The Streptomyces sp. NBC_01275 genome has a segment encoding these proteins:
- a CDS encoding M24 family metallopeptidase, translating to MADDEPTRAARLLDAQAKAERLFAEIEERGLVAPGEGERAVSDRVRDLANELFGTTRHWHKRIVRSGPNTLKPYRENPPDRLIGVDDIVFADFGPIFEEYEADFGRTFVLGDDPVKHRLRADLAEIFAAGKRFFENDPQVSGQRLYAEVERLAEEAGWELGGWHAGHLVGEFPHEWIEGADVESYIAPANPTPLRRTDKAGLRCHWILEIHLVDREREFGGFYEELLTLG from the coding sequence ATGGCGGATGACGAACCCACGCGCGCGGCGCGTCTGCTGGACGCCCAGGCGAAGGCCGAGCGGCTCTTCGCGGAGATCGAGGAGCGTGGGCTGGTCGCACCGGGGGAGGGCGAGCGGGCGGTCAGCGACCGGGTCCGGGATCTGGCGAACGAGCTGTTCGGCACGACCCGGCACTGGCACAAGAGGATCGTGCGCTCGGGACCGAACACGCTCAAGCCCTACCGGGAGAACCCGCCGGACCGGCTGATCGGCGTAGACGACATCGTGTTCGCCGACTTCGGGCCGATCTTCGAGGAGTACGAGGCCGACTTCGGGCGCACCTTCGTCCTCGGCGACGACCCGGTCAAGCACCGGCTGCGCGCCGACCTGGCGGAGATCTTCGCCGCCGGCAAGAGGTTCTTCGAGAACGATCCCCAGGTCTCCGGTCAGCGGCTGTACGCCGAGGTCGAGCGGCTGGCCGAGGAGGCCGGCTGGGAGCTGGGCGGCTGGCACGCCGGGCACCTGGTGGGCGAGTTCCCGCACGAGTGGATCGAGGGTGCGGACGTCGAGTCGTACATCGCCCCCGCCAACCCCACCCCGCTGCGACGCACCGACAAGGCCGGGCTCCGCTGCCACTGGATCCTCGAGATCCATCTCGTCGACCGGGAAAGGGAGTTCGGCGGCTTCTACGAGGAACTCCTCACCCTGGGCTGA
- a CDS encoding alpha/beta fold hydrolase, translating to MSDAHATAPTQYIEVDGDRFAYRRWGKPSGVPIFLVQHFRGGMDNWDPLLTDGLAEGREVILFNGRGIASSSGTPRNRMEDMADDIAAVIRALGLEQVDLLGFSIGGYQVEEVTLRHPQLVRKLLLLGTGLRGGDPTSDPKVPDYALNPVPTLEDFLFLFFGRSEAAVEAGRAFWERRHQRADQDTPSSPAVAQAQFEAAVAYAEPLPGENPYAHLNAITQPTLVLNGENDVMIASINSWHLAQNIPNAQLLIYPDAGHGAQFQYPERFLKHALQFLDE from the coding sequence ATGAGTGACGCGCACGCGACCGCACCGACTCAGTACATCGAGGTCGACGGCGACCGGTTCGCCTACCGACGCTGGGGCAAGCCCTCCGGCGTCCCGATCTTCCTGGTCCAGCACTTCCGCGGAGGAATGGACAACTGGGACCCCCTGCTCACCGACGGCCTGGCCGAAGGCCGTGAGGTCATCCTGTTCAACGGGCGCGGCATCGCCTCGTCATCCGGCACGCCGCGCAACCGGATGGAGGACATGGCCGACGACATCGCCGCGGTCATCCGGGCGCTGGGGCTGGAGCAGGTCGACCTGCTCGGCTTCTCGATCGGCGGCTACCAGGTGGAGGAGGTCACACTGCGCCACCCCCAGCTGGTGCGCAAGCTCCTCCTGCTCGGCACCGGCCTCCGCGGCGGGGACCCGACGAGCGACCCCAAGGTGCCTGACTACGCCCTGAATCCCGTCCCCACCCTGGAGGACTTCCTCTTCCTCTTCTTCGGCCGCTCGGAAGCCGCGGTCGAAGCGGGCCGGGCCTTCTGGGAGCGACGTCACCAGCGGGCCGACCAGGACACGCCCAGCTCGCCCGCCGTCGCACAGGCGCAGTTCGAAGCGGCCGTCGCCTATGCGGAACCGCTGCCGGGCGAGAACCCCTACGCCCACCTGAACGCGATCACCCAGCCGACGCTGGTCCTCAACGGCGAGAACGACGTGATGATCGCCTCGATCAACTCCTGGCACCTCGCCCAGAACATCCCCAACGCTCAGCTGCTGATCTACCCCGATGCCGGGCATGGAGCGCAGTTCCAGTACCCCGAGCGGTTCCTGAAGCACGCCCTTCAGTTCCTCGACGAGTAA
- a CDS encoding TetR/AcrR family transcriptional regulator: MSIDIYVCLTVERRPKKGRLDMRVTKAQAERNRAHIVATASRLFRERGYDGVGVAELMAEAGFTHGGFYKHFRSKADLMAEASASGLSQTAARTEGLDAAEFVERYVSREHRDGRGDGCTIAALSGDAARQPEDIKTEFAAGIESLLTALQAPSDAAGDADQGAARTKVIDMLAHSVGAIMLSRACPDGSPLADEILDVCRKEILASLAHGDSDQPAARSPEA, translated from the coding sequence ATGTCGATCGACATCTATGTATGCTTGACCGTCGAGCGTCGACCGAAGAAGGGACGGCTGGACATGCGGGTCACCAAGGCGCAGGCGGAGCGCAACCGTGCCCACATCGTCGCGACAGCCTCCAGACTGTTCCGTGAGCGCGGCTATGACGGTGTCGGCGTGGCGGAGCTGATGGCGGAGGCCGGGTTCACCCACGGCGGGTTCTACAAGCACTTCCGCTCCAAGGCCGATCTGATGGCCGAAGCGTCCGCAAGCGGGCTCTCGCAGACCGCGGCACGGACGGAGGGCCTGGACGCCGCCGAGTTCGTCGAGCGCTACGTCTCCCGGGAGCATCGCGACGGGCGCGGTGACGGCTGCACCATCGCGGCCCTCAGCGGCGACGCCGCACGTCAGCCCGAGGACATCAAGACGGAGTTCGCAGCCGGGATCGAGAGCCTGCTGACGGCCCTCCAGGCCCCAAGCGATGCAGCGGGGGATGCGGACCAGGGCGCGGCCCGCACCAAGGTGATCGACATGCTCGCCCATTCGGTCGGCGCGATCATGTTGTCCCGGGCATGCCCGGACGGCTCTCCGCTGGCGGACGAAATCCTCGATGTCTGCCGCAAGGAAATTCTCGCGTCACTGGCACACGGCGACAGCGACCAGCCGGCGGCACGGAGCCCAGAAGCCTGA
- a CDS encoding molybdopterin-binding protein has product MQSYTIGQAARLLGVSPDTARRWADAGRVATHRDEGGRRLIDGKDLAAFSVELAKSGGGGAEEDASYTSVRNAFPGIVTAVKLGDVAAQVEIQAGPHRLVSLLTREAVEELGLEVGVEATARVKSTNVHIDRV; this is encoded by the coding sequence ATGCAGTCCTACACGATCGGCCAGGCGGCGCGTCTGCTCGGAGTGAGTCCGGACACCGCGCGGCGGTGGGCGGACGCGGGCCGGGTGGCCACTCACCGGGATGAGGGCGGTCGGCGCCTCATCGACGGGAAGGATCTGGCCGCCTTCTCCGTCGAGCTGGCCAAGAGCGGCGGAGGCGGAGCCGAGGAGGACGCCTCGTACACCTCCGTGCGCAACGCCTTTCCCGGCATCGTCACCGCCGTGAAGCTCGGCGACGTCGCGGCCCAGGTGGAGATCCAGGCGGGGCCGCACCGGCTGGTGTCGTTGCTGACCCGGGAGGCCGTGGAGGAGTTGGGGCTGGAGGTCGGGGTGGAGGCCACCGCCCGCGTGAAGTCGACGAACGTGCACATCGACCGGGTCTGA
- a CDS encoding alpha/beta fold hydrolase produces MIDVNGVRLHVAEEGEGPLVVLLHGFPESWHSWHHQIGALAGAGFRVVAPDQRGYGRSDHPDDVDAYSILHLVGDVVGLIQALGETKAYVVGHDWGAPVAWHTALLRPDLVLGVAGLSVPPSFRGTEPPLAAMDKRFDGRFYWNYFARPGVADAEFARDTRTSLRKFFYALSGDAPDAGEGNQPLVDPAQGWLAGMPDPEVLPEWFTEDDLDALTESFSRGFTGALNWYRNLDRNWELTAPWHGAVVTPPALYVYGDRDAVPAFPGTPELIERLPDLMPNLWRKPLKLAGCGHWTQQERPDEVNAALIEFLRGV; encoded by the coding sequence ATGATCGACGTGAACGGGGTTCGGCTGCACGTGGCCGAGGAAGGCGAAGGCCCCCTGGTGGTGCTGCTGCACGGGTTCCCCGAGTCGTGGCACTCCTGGCATCACCAGATCGGCGCGCTGGCCGGTGCGGGGTTCCGGGTGGTCGCCCCCGACCAGCGTGGATACGGGCGCAGCGACCATCCCGACGACGTGGACGCGTACAGCATCCTGCACCTGGTCGGCGACGTCGTCGGTCTGATCCAGGCCCTGGGCGAGACGAAGGCGTACGTCGTCGGGCACGACTGGGGCGCGCCGGTGGCCTGGCACACCGCGTTGCTGCGGCCGGACCTGGTGCTCGGGGTGGCCGGTCTGAGCGTGCCGCCCTCCTTCCGCGGGACCGAGCCCCCGCTGGCCGCCATGGACAAGAGGTTCGACGGCCGCTTCTACTGGAACTACTTCGCCCGACCCGGTGTCGCCGACGCCGAGTTCGCGAGGGACACCCGGACCAGCCTGCGGAAGTTCTTCTACGCGCTGTCCGGGGACGCTCCCGACGCCGGCGAGGGGAACCAGCCGCTGGTCGACCCCGCGCAGGGCTGGCTCGCCGGGATGCCGGATCCCGAGGTGCTGCCCGAGTGGTTCACCGAGGACGATCTCGACGCGCTCACGGAGAGCTTCTCCCGGGGCTTCACCGGGGCGCTCAACTGGTACCGCAACCTCGACCGCAACTGGGAACTGACCGCTCCCTGGCACGGCGCCGTCGTCACCCCGCCCGCCCTGTACGTCTACGGCGACCGGGACGCCGTCCCCGCCTTCCCCGGCACCCCCGAACTCATCGAACGCCTCCCCGACCTCATGCCCAACCTGTGGCGCAAGCCCCTCAAACTGGCCGGCTGCGGACACTGGACCCAGCAGGAACGCCCGGACGAGGTGAACGCGGCGCTCATCGAATTCCTCAGGGGGGTATGA